Genomic DNA from Noviherbaspirillum saxi:
CCGCCTCGGGATGTTCTACGACTGCGGCGTCGATGTCGATAAGAACGACGAAATGGCCTTGCACTGGTATGGCAAGGCAGCCGAGCAGGGCATCGCGCGCGCGCAATATAACCTTGGACTGATGCTTGCCTATGAACAGGGCACGCCGGCCGATCCGGTGAAGGCCTGGCAATGGCTTAACCTCGCCGAAGCCGCCGGACTGCAGCGGGCGGCCCGTCATCGCCGTGCCGTCGAAACGCGTCTTTCAGGACAGGAACTCGCTGCTGCAAAGAGTGCGGTGGCCGAATGGATGCCGCGGCACAAAAGGCAGCGTGATCGATGACCCGCGGGCGTTCCCATCGCCTGGACGTGAGCGAGGCATTTTTCTGGCGGGTAGTAGCGATCGAATATCGCTAGAACTTGGTACGGATTGACGGCGCGCACAGCCATCGACATGCGTTACCCCCCGCACGGACTTACTTCCCCGGCGCGAGCAATGCCGAATTCCTTTGTATCGCCCCTGGCGTCACCCCGGTAACACGCTTGAACGCACGATTGAAGGCCGCCTCGGATTTGTAGCCGACCCGGCTGGCGATATGCGCGAGCCGCTCATCACGTTCCTTGAGAGAGGCAAGCGCAAGGTTTATTCTCCAGCGCGCGAGGTATTGCATCGCGGGCATGCCCACCAGTTCGGTGAAGCGGGCGGCAAACGCCGAGCGCGACATGGCGACTTCACTCGCCAGCATGCTCAGCGTCCATGCGCGTGCAGGATCGCCATGGATCAGCGAGATTGCGCGTCCGATCTGCCTGTCCTTGAGTGCGCCAAGCCAGCCGGTCTGCGCCGCCGGGTCATGGTCGATCCATGAGCGTATCGCCTGGATCACCAGGATATCGGCAAGCCGCGTCATCACGGTTTCTCCACCCGGTCGCATATCGCGTGCTTCCGATGCCATCAGGCGTAGCGTGCCCTGCATCCAGTCGCTATACCGTACACCGGATGTCTCGACCACAATGGCCGGCGGCAGCAGCGAGATTAGCTGCCGTGCAACCGGATGATCGAACCGAACCACTGCACAAACAAGCGTGGTCGCCGCCCCAGTGCCGCCATGACGGATGATTTCGTAACGCTCACTGAGGGCTTCGCGCGGCAGATCAAAGAGCTCGACAGCATCGGCGCCGGTATCGCTTGTCAGCCGATGCCCTGCTCCATGCGGCACCAACGCCAGATCACCGAGCTGTAACACCTGCGCCGGCAATCCTTCGACTTCCAGCCAACAGCGCCCCGAGATGATGACATGAAACATCATGCAATCCGGAAACGGCGGTAGTGCAATACCCCAAGGTGCCGTTAATTCCGCGTGACTATAGAAAGTCCCGCTCATGCGAAGAAAATGCAGCGCTTCGCCAAGCGGATCCGTGGTGCCCCAAGTGTGGATGTCAATCATTCCTCATTTTAGCGGCTGGAGATTTTTATCGTCCAGCGGTTCTGGACGAATGAGCAATACATCGCGACTTCCAGTCATTGATAGTCCTATCTTCATACGCCACACTGGACCTCATGCAAGTTCACTCTCAACCGCACGATAAAGGAGATCGACATGAAAGTACTAGTGATTGGCGCAACCGGCGGATCGGGGATCGCCGCTGTCAAGGCATTGCTGTCTGCCGGCCATGAAGTGACCGCGTTTTCCAGGCATCCGGAAAAGCTGAAGGAGTTAGGCAACAGGATTGCCATGGTAGCCGGCGATGCCTCGAGCTTGGCCGACGTTGATCGTGCAGTCCAGGGAAAAGACGCCGTCGTCGTGACGCTAGGCATCAGCGAAAGCGCGCTGCGTGTACGCCTGTTCGGAAGCCGGAATACACCGATCAATATCCGATCAGCCGGAACTGCCAATGCCATTACGGCAATGCACAGGCACGGCCTG
This window encodes:
- a CDS encoding NAD(P)-dependent oxidoreductase, producing the protein MKVLVIGATGGSGIAAVKALLSAGHEVTAFSRHPEKLKELGNRIAMVAGDASSLADVDRAVQGKDAVVVTLGISESALRVRLFGSRNTPINIRSAGTANAITAMHRHGLRKLVVQTSFGVGESRAKLPLLYRLIFKLLLAPQIADTEEQERLVRNSRLDWVIAQPVNLTDTLEDGYPLASPEGEVNAMKVSRKQVGSFLANAIDTSAYLHRSVALSGQ
- a CDS encoding AraC family transcriptional regulator, which encodes MIDIHTWGTTDPLGEALHFLRMSGTFYSHAELTAPWGIALPPFPDCMMFHVIISGRCWLEVEGLPAQVLQLGDLALVPHGAGHRLTSDTGADAVELFDLPREALSERYEIIRHGGTGAATTLVCAVVRFDHPVARQLISLLPPAIVVETSGVRYSDWMQGTLRLMASEARDMRPGGETVMTRLADILVIQAIRSWIDHDPAAQTGWLGALKDRQIGRAISLIHGDPARAWTLSMLASEVAMSRSAFAARFTELVGMPAMQYLARWRINLALASLKERDERLAHIASRVGYKSEAAFNRAFKRVTGVTPGAIQRNSALLAPGK